In one window of Streptomyces griseus subsp. griseus DNA:
- a CDS encoding lytic transglycosylase domain-containing protein, with product MRFNGTVRRQFTGTVTAVAAMAALTASQAPGFGEAVAASHEGRAASGPDDVVWSEVEGDDSYHTELPPLESPEPPAPLKPPEAGTAPPVPLLARARSEAGIPATVLAAYRSAEGSVRRSDPGCRLPWQLLAAIGKVESGQAAGGRVDARGTTLTPILGPALDGVGFALIRDTDNGVYDGDRTYDRAVGPMQFIPSTWVNWAKDGNGDGRKDPNNIYDAALAAGHYLCAGGRDLGVRADLDRAVLSYNRSDVYLRTVLSWLEFYRKGTHPVADGQGVLPTSPGPGGADRPKAPVGSGTPGGPGQGGGGIVIGPQPTRPPGPKPTPGPTKPGTPSPSPSDPGSPSPTPTGPGPTDPGPTDPGPSPTDPSPTDPGPTDPGPTDPGPTPTPAPTDPNPGPAEPDPTDPGCPTGAPPHPPSPPLTPQTAQEGKKAAIRAHPTRGPPSEPAM from the coding sequence ATGAGGTTCAACGGCACGGTACGCCGCCAGTTCACCGGCACGGTCACGGCGGTCGCCGCGATGGCCGCGCTCACCGCGTCCCAGGCGCCCGGATTCGGGGAGGCCGTGGCGGCGTCGCACGAGGGGCGGGCCGCCTCGGGCCCGGATGACGTGGTGTGGAGCGAGGTGGAGGGCGACGACTCGTACCACACCGAGCTGCCACCGCTGGAGAGCCCGGAGCCGCCCGCACCGCTGAAGCCGCCCGAGGCCGGAACGGCACCGCCGGTTCCGCTGCTCGCCCGCGCCCGGTCCGAGGCCGGCATCCCGGCGACCGTGCTCGCCGCGTACCGGAGCGCTGAGGGGTCCGTACGCCGCAGCGACCCCGGCTGCCGGCTGCCGTGGCAGCTGCTCGCGGCGATCGGCAAGGTGGAGTCGGGGCAGGCCGCCGGCGGCCGGGTCGACGCGCGGGGGACCACACTCACCCCGATCCTGGGACCTGCCCTCGACGGCGTGGGCTTCGCGCTGATCCGGGACACCGACAACGGGGTGTACGACGGCGACCGTACGTACGACCGCGCCGTCGGGCCGATGCAGTTCATCCCGTCCACCTGGGTGAACTGGGCCAAGGACGGCAACGGCGACGGCCGCAAGGACCCGAACAACATCTACGACGCCGCCCTCGCGGCCGGGCACTACCTCTGTGCGGGCGGCCGTGACCTGGGCGTCCGGGCCGACCTGGACCGGGCGGTCCTCAGCTACAACCGGTCCGACGTCTATCTCCGTACGGTGCTGTCCTGGCTGGAGTTCTACCGCAAGGGCACCCACCCGGTCGCCGACGGCCAGGGCGTCCTCCCCACCAGCCCCGGTCCCGGCGGGGCCGACCGGCCCAAGGCGCCGGTCGGCTCCGGCACCCCCGGCGGGCCGGGCCAGGGAGGCGGCGGCATCGTCATCGGCCCGCAGCCCACACGCCCACCCGGCCCCAAGCCCACCCCCGGCCCCACGAAGCCCGGCACCCCGAGCCCGAGCCCCTCCGACCCCGGCTCCCCGAGCCCCACCCCGACCGGCCCAGGCCCCACGGACCCGGGACCCACCGACCCCGGCCCCAGCCCCACCGACCCCAGCCCCACCGACCCCGGTCCGACCGACCCAGGCCCCACGGACCCAGGCCCGACCCCCACGCCCGCCCCCACCGACCCGAACCCCGGCCCCGCGGAGCCGGACCCCACCGATCCAGGCTGCCCGACCGGCGCCCCACCCCACCCCCCGAGCCCTCCACTGACGCCGCAAACCGCTCAGGAAGGGAAGAAGGCGGCGATCCGTGCGCACCCCACGCGGGGTCCGCCGTCTGAGCCCGCGATGTGA
- a CDS encoding PP2C family protein-serine/threonine phosphatase produces MASPKAQTGTATKERFDPADWGRPPYAVIVVDRAGTTVRTEGETSLLPGVERELPLPDGLSWLAEATAALADDAVHQGGSPRPAVEGAFEGRHFAAHPTRRADGEVVWWLVDQTARHAAEEALTAERERTRFLAEASNVLLSSLNPDRCMDATARLAAGFLADAAVVVAPAPGRRLPVTRAVQGQGVTQDMIPADPSDVPGLAEALRGFPPVPSRWIDPTSLPEWLVPDGLGTPVGSVVVTPLPGHGVPAGALILLRAETRSGFSETEETFARLFAARAGAALSAARLYAEQHGITRTLMRDLLPPRLHRVHGVEFAGGYRPSSSHERVGGDFYDVHPGPTPRDPSLVVLGDVCGKGLEAAVLTGKIRNTLQALMPMADDHERVLQLLNGALLTADNTRFATLVLASVLRMENQVHLRLTSAGHPAPLVVRDDGRVEEIPTHGTLVGALDHVSARTVETVLLPGDTCVLYTDGVTEARGGPVGGELFGDERLKRALAECGGMPGDAVVEHIRMLTSQWLADGEHDDLAVVAITAPRTTHLSAVDGHTRGRYTG; encoded by the coding sequence ATGGCTTCACCCAAGGCACAGACCGGCACGGCCACGAAGGAACGGTTCGATCCGGCCGACTGGGGCCGGCCGCCGTACGCAGTGATCGTCGTCGACCGGGCCGGAACGACCGTACGCACGGAGGGGGAGACGAGCCTGCTCCCCGGCGTGGAGCGGGAACTTCCGCTGCCGGACGGCCTCTCCTGGCTGGCCGAGGCCACCGCCGCGTTGGCCGACGACGCCGTCCACCAGGGCGGCTCGCCGCGGCCCGCCGTCGAGGGGGCCTTCGAGGGGCGGCACTTCGCGGCCCATCCGACCCGCCGAGCCGACGGCGAGGTGGTGTGGTGGCTGGTCGACCAGACGGCCCGGCACGCCGCCGAGGAGGCCCTGACCGCCGAGCGCGAGCGCACCAGGTTCCTCGCCGAGGCGTCCAACGTCCTGCTCTCCTCGCTGAACCCCGACCGGTGCATGGATGCCACCGCCCGGCTGGCCGCCGGGTTCCTGGCCGACGCGGCCGTCGTGGTGGCCCCGGCGCCGGGCCGCCGGCTGCCCGTGACCCGTGCCGTACAGGGCCAGGGCGTCACCCAGGACATGATCCCGGCCGACCCCTCCGACGTACCGGGTCTCGCCGAGGCGCTGAGGGGCTTCCCGCCCGTGCCGTCCCGGTGGATCGACCCGACGTCGCTGCCGGAGTGGCTGGTACCCGACGGCCTCGGTACGCCGGTCGGTTCGGTCGTCGTCACCCCGCTGCCCGGGCACGGCGTCCCGGCCGGGGCGCTGATCCTGCTCCGGGCGGAGACCCGCAGCGGGTTCAGCGAGACCGAGGAGACCTTCGCCCGGCTCTTCGCGGCGCGCGCCGGAGCCGCCCTGTCCGCGGCCCGCCTGTACGCGGAGCAGCACGGCATCACCCGGACCCTGATGCGCGATCTGCTGCCGCCCCGGCTCCACCGGGTGCACGGGGTGGAGTTCGCCGGCGGCTACCGGCCCTCCAGCTCCCACGAGCGGGTCGGTGGCGACTTCTACGACGTCCACCCCGGCCCCACGCCACGCGACCCGTCCCTGGTGGTGCTCGGGGACGTCTGCGGCAAGGGGCTGGAGGCCGCGGTCCTCACCGGCAAGATCCGCAACACGCTCCAGGCGCTGATGCCGATGGCCGACGACCACGAGCGGGTGCTGCAACTGCTCAACGGGGCCCTGCTGACCGCCGACAACACGCGGTTCGCCACCCTGGTCCTGGCGTCCGTCCTGCGCATGGAGAACCAGGTGCACCTCCGGCTCACCTCGGCCGGCCACCCGGCGCCCCTCGTGGTGCGCGACGACGGCCGGGTGGAGGAGATCCCCACCCACGGCACTCTGGTGGGGGCCCTGGACCACGTGTCGGCCCGGACCGTCGAGACCGTCCTGCTCCCCGGCGACACGTGCGTGCTCTACACCGACGGGGTCACCGAGGCGCGCGGCGGCCCGGTCGGCGGTGAACTCTTCGGCGACGAACGGCTGAAACGGGCCCTGGCCGAGTGCGGGGGCATGCCCGGCGACGCGGTGGTGGAGCACATCCGGATGCTCACCTCGCAGTGGCTGGCCGACGGCGAGCACGACGATCTCGCGGTGGTCGCCATCACCGCACCGCGGACCACCCATCTGAGTGCGGTGGACGGGCACACACGGGGCAGGTACACCGGATGA
- a CDS encoding B12-binding domain-containing protein, translated as MTTTVDALGTDALRSDLWAAVTGRDEYRAAGIVLGALDAGTPAESVLLDVIAPVQARVGRAWQAGRLTVAQEHAATAIAERVIAALAHHPAHRPAPYGGRITVACVDQEWHALPARLLAEVLTLRGWRVDFLGAQVPTPHLVTHLHNTGADAVALSSSIATRLPTAHTAITACQAVGVPVLAGGSAFGRDGRYARLLGADAWAPDARAAARRLADGIPSPDLAVGRPVEEGLAHLTDQEYTLVVRARARLVRVVLADLERNFPAMATYSAPQRERTAEDIAHIVEFLGVALYTDSDDLFTDFIRWTAAVLTARKVPAASLHPALDALEAELKDFPRATRMLGRARLHLDEAVPTDDQQPGVSA; from the coding sequence ATGACCACCACTGTCGACGCTCTTGGTACCGACGCACTGCGCAGCGACCTGTGGGCCGCGGTGACCGGCCGGGACGAGTACCGGGCCGCGGGCATCGTGCTGGGGGCCCTGGACGCCGGGACACCCGCCGAGTCCGTCCTCCTCGACGTGATCGCCCCCGTCCAGGCCCGGGTCGGCCGCGCCTGGCAGGCCGGCCGGCTGACCGTCGCCCAGGAGCACGCCGCGACCGCGATCGCCGAGCGGGTGATCGCCGCGCTCGCCCACCACCCCGCGCACCGGCCGGCTCCTTACGGCGGCCGGATCACCGTCGCCTGCGTGGACCAGGAGTGGCACGCCCTGCCGGCCCGGCTGCTCGCCGAGGTCCTCACCCTGCGGGGCTGGCGGGTCGACTTCCTCGGCGCGCAGGTGCCCACCCCGCACCTCGTGACCCATCTGCACAACACCGGGGCCGACGCGGTGGCCCTCTCCTCGTCCATCGCCACCCGGCTGCCCACCGCCCACACCGCGATCACCGCGTGCCAGGCCGTGGGCGTGCCCGTGCTGGCGGGCGGCTCCGCGTTCGGCCGGGACGGCCGCTACGCCCGGCTGCTCGGCGCCGACGCCTGGGCCCCTGACGCGCGCGCCGCCGCCCGGCGGCTGGCCGACGGCATCCCGTCCCCGGACCTGGCGGTGGGCCGGCCGGTCGAGGAAGGGCTGGCGCACCTCACCGACCAGGAGTACACCCTCGTCGTACGGGCCAGGGCCCGGCTCGTCCGGGTGGTGCTGGCGGACCTGGAGCGGAACTTTCCGGCGATGGCCACCTACTCCGCCCCGCAGCGCGAGCGCACGGCCGAGGACATCGCCCACATCGTGGAGTTCCTCGGCGTCGCCCTCTACACCGACAGCGACGATCTCTTCACCGACTTCATCCGGTGGACCGCCGCCGTGCTGACGGCCCGCAAGGTCCCCGCCGCGTCCCTGCACCCCGCGCTGGACGCCCTGGAAGCCGAGCTCAAGGATTTCCCGCGGGCCACCCGCATGCTCGGCCGTGCCCGCCTTCACCTGGACGAGGCCGTGCCCACCGACGACCAGCAACCCGGAGTCTCCGCATGA
- a CDS encoding STAS domain-containing protein: MTALPSPLLTVTAEEGRGWVRLRLTGDLDYDTSHELVGRAGDWLAVRPDLRDLRLGCAELSLCDSMGVSALLQIHRDAVAQGVTLRVEDAPPFLDRIMQITGIHQLFALREDRRPARGTGEAAPPTEHRPSPSP; the protein is encoded by the coding sequence ATGACCGCGCTGCCCAGTCCGCTTCTGACCGTCACCGCCGAGGAGGGCCGGGGCTGGGTCAGGCTGCGCCTCACCGGCGACCTGGACTACGACACCAGCCACGAGCTGGTGGGGCGGGCGGGGGACTGGCTGGCCGTCCGGCCGGATCTGCGTGACCTCCGGCTGGGCTGTGCGGAGCTGAGCCTCTGCGACTCCATGGGCGTCTCCGCGCTGCTCCAGATCCACCGGGACGCGGTGGCCCAGGGCGTGACCCTGCGGGTGGAGGACGCGCCGCCCTTCCTGGACCGGATCATGCAGATCACCGGAATCCACCAACTCTTCGCCCTCCGGGAGGACCGGCGGCCCGCCCGGGGCACCGGCGAGGCGGCGCCGCCCACCGAGCACCGCCCGTCACCCTCGCCCTGA
- a CDS encoding ATP-binding protein, whose amino-acid sequence MYSTPPVRHADGTSAEMPRTAGEARDVVTRLLAAEFSELSDEILSNVVVADALLVTSEIVTNALRHGGGLTGFSARITDAGLRLVVDDADPRHPVRQDPPPGSVGEGGYGWSLVHRLTRQLSVTPHEGGKRIVAVVSLV is encoded by the coding sequence GTGTACAGCACTCCTCCCGTACGTCATGCGGACGGTACGTCCGCGGAAATGCCGCGGACCGCAGGTGAGGCGCGCGATGTCGTGACACGGCTGCTGGCCGCGGAGTTCAGCGAGCTGTCGGACGAGATCCTCTCGAACGTGGTCGTGGCGGACGCCCTGCTGGTGACCTCGGAGATCGTGACCAACGCCCTGCGCCACGGCGGGGGCCTCACCGGCTTCTCGGCCCGGATCACCGACGCCGGGCTCCGCCTCGTCGTCGATGACGCCGACCCCCGGCACCCCGTCCGGCAGGACCCGCCCCCGGGATCGGTCGGCGAGGGCGGCTACGGCTGGTCGCTGGTCCACCGGCTCACCAGGCAGCTCTCCGTCACCCCGCACGAGGGCGGCAAGCGCATCGTCGCCGTGGTCTCCCTGGTCTGA